The following coding sequences are from one Musa acuminata AAA Group cultivar baxijiao chromosome BXJ1-6, Cavendish_Baxijiao_AAA, whole genome shotgun sequence window:
- the LOC103986560 gene encoding protein DETOXIFICATION 40: MAAESGASQKLESILSDNSIPWARRIWMASLVEMKLLVYLAAPAVMVYMLNYVMSMSTQIFSGHLGNLELAAASLGNTGIQIFAYGLMLGMGSAVETLCGQAYGAHKYEMLGVYLQRSTVLLMATGVPLAAIYALSRPILVLLGESPEIAKAASIFVYGLIPQIFAYAANFPIQKFLQAQSIVAPSAYISAATLVVHLLLSWVVVYKIGLGLLGASLALSLSWWIIVGAQFVYISSSSRCHFTWTGFTWQAFSGLPEFFRLSIASAVMLCLEAWYFQILVLIAGLLDNPELALDSLSVCMTLSGWIFMISVGFNAAASVRVSNELGAGNPKSAAFSVVVVTVMSFIVSVIAAIIILCLRDYISYAFTEGEVVARAVSDLCPLLATTLILNGIQPVLSGVAVGCGWQAFVAYVNVGCYYIIGVPFGSLLGFKFGLGAKGIWGGMIGGTFMQTLILLWVTFRTDWNKEVEEAKKRLNKWEDKKEPLLS, encoded by the exons ATGGCTGCCGAAAGCGGGGCCAGCCAGAAGTTGGAGAGCATCCTGAGCGATAACTCCATCCCCTGGGCTCGCCGCATATGGATGGCCTCCCTGGTCGAGATGAAGCTGCTCGTCTACCTTGCCGCCCCCGCCGTGATGGTTTACATGCTCAACTACGTCATGTCCATGTCCACCCAGATCTTCTCCGGCCATCTCGGCAACCTCGAGCTCGCCGCCGCCTCCCTCGGCAACACCGGCATCCAAATCTTCGCCTATGGCCTGATG CTAGGGATGGGGAGTGCTGTGGAGACACTATGCGGACAGGCGTACGGCGCCCACAAGTACGAGATGCTCGGGGTATACCTGCAGCGGTCGACGGTGCTCCTCATGGCCACCGGCGTGCCGCTGGCCGCGATCTACGCCCTATCGAGGCCGATCCTGGTGCTGCTGGGTGAGTCGCCAGAGATCGCCAAGGCGGCGTCCATCTTCGTCTACGGGCTGATCCCGCAGATCTTCGCGTACGCCGCCAACTTCCCCATCCAGAAGTTCCTGCAGGCGCAGAGCATCGTGGCGCCGAGCGCCTACATCTCGGCGGCGACGCTGGTGGTGCACCTGCTCCTCAGCTGGGTGGTGGTGTACAAGATCGGCCTAGGACTGTTGGGGGCCTCGCTGGCCCTAAGCCTGTCGTGGTGGATCATCGTGGGTGCTCAGTTCGTGTACATCTCCTCCAGCAGCCGATGCCACTTTACGTGGACCGGGTTCACCTGGCAAGCCTTCTCCGGCCTTCCGGAGTTCTTCCGGCTGTCCATAGCCTCCGCGGTGATGCTGTGTTTGGAGGCCTGGTACTTCCAGATCCTGGTTCTCATCGCTGGACTTTTGGATAACCCTGAACTCGCCCTTGATTCCCTATCCGTGTG TATGACGCTTtctggttggatttttatgataTCTGTTGGATTCAATGCCGCCGCGAG TGTGCGTGTAAGCAATGAGCTCGGTGCTGGTAATCCGAAGTCGGCGGCATTCTCGGTGGTCGTTGTGACGGTGATGTCCTTCATAGTATCTGTTATCGCCGCCATCATCATCCTTTGCCTTCGAGACTACATCAGCTATGCCTTCACCGAGGGCGAGGTCGTCGCCCGCGCCGTCTCCGATCTCTGTCCCTTGCTCGCCACCACCCTCATTCTCAATGGCATCCAACCTGTTCTATCCG GTGTGGCTGTCGGCTGCGGATGGCAAGCTTTTGTGGCATACGTCAACGTCGGCTGCTATTATATAATTGGCGTGCCGTTTGGGTCTCTTCTCGGCTTCAAGTTTGGGTTGGGGGCGAAG GGAATTTGGGGAGGAATGATTGGAGGGACCTTCATGCAGACTCTCATTCTTCTGTGGGTCACTTTCCGAACTGATTGGAACAAAGAG GTGGAAGAGGCCAAGAAGAGATTGAACAAGTGGGAGGACAAGAAGGAACCCCTTCTCTCCTAA
- the LOC103986561 gene encoding uncharacterized protein LOC103986561 produces the protein MGNCIDVQKPILWVDDDDWETPEPESPVHCREQEKAERAATGRSAEPPPAKEKQAVVGSSEIKIKISKKQMEELLRQVDEKGLSIEKVLADLVVIGEVCLESRDGHWRPNLQSIPEVSE, from the coding sequence ATGGGAAATTGCATCGATGTACAGAAGCCGATCTTGTGGGTGGACGACGACGACTGGGAGACGCCGGAGCCGGAGAGTCCTGTACATTGTCGAGAACAGGAGAAGGCTGAGAGAGCAGCTACCGGCCGATCCGCAGAACCACCACCGGCGAAGGAGAAACAAGCGGTGGTGGGGTCGTCCgagatcaagatcaagatcagCAAGAAGCAGATGGAAGAGCTGCTACGTCAAGTGGACGAGAAAGGATTGTCGATCGAGAAGGTTCTTGCGGACCTCGTGGTGATAGGTGAGGTTTGTCTTGAGAGCAGGGATGGCCATTGGAGACCCAACCTGCAAAGCATACCCGAGGTGTCGGAATAA